In the genome of Parus major isolate Abel chromosome 2, Parus_major1.1, whole genome shotgun sequence, one region contains:
- the LOC107215524 gene encoding uncharacterized protein LOC107215524, which translates to MLKSQQQIIADLQQKLAEQQHVLVSQQREILEQQRKMYEQMDLIKVQYGMLFDTVKQMSFQSLQEDIQNYFESHLHGLQNQVRNHLQKSYSVHKVEVDAKVINVGESLLDCGLCESDEFCNFQKTPSQCEKCTLCPAGFFQMTECSANSDRICQDRDECIESPSICGERIKCLNTPGGFRCLGIAEKDAALGMCGEQHFFNKEMQECQACLKCEDGMVAVPCSAVSDTVCSAASENKLSESWAANIVLPSVKSGISQVYSGLSLKIKGKLPCDILSTEESSLVFRQHGLLWTDLNFAVKHNCRNFLQLSLKLNGSEEDYELSGVRIEQPEGKYFQSTSLSSAAEVEPSQTLSVYLRSPNQFCNQSKDLNIYDLNTPLSLFWLSHDTGAVALSAQMSTAMHYQTNYRPTFKIISVSDPYMLTLSHDGRAIKFTETGVVKFVFHQALYSMGHTCVREGFSLISYINRNGTNRELMNVFKSGVNYRDTSISASGATKVGAGDLVSFEILSPAQCNVRYFGDSSGISMFSLIWIPSAVSSAILATVSVTALPTGAVRNKLLDFTQVSSNEKQIQLVSSGQLAQKYFIFTEKGVASIAFNLKLIHSCNVLKVTLNQLTTDHMQPTAVAQQIGGQMPEGSTWTSVSLRASFEVHNGTLVSVSLDCVRGRINQITHEHGTSISILWISS; encoded by the exons ATGCTAAAAAGCCAACAGCAGATCATTGCTGATTTGCAGCAAAAACTTGCTGAACAGCAACATGTGTTGGTTAGCCAGCAACGGGAGATTCTtgaacagcaaagaaaaatgtatgaGCAAATGGATCTGATCAAAGTCCAGTATGGCATGCTTTTTGATACAGTGAAACAAATGTCATTTCAGAGTTTGCAAGAAgatattcaaaattattttgaaagtcaTCTTCATGGACTTCAGAACCAGGTCAGAAATCATCTCCAGAAGTCATACTCTGTGCACAAAGTAGAAGTGGATGCAAAAGTGATTAACGTTGGGGAGTCTTTGCTGGACTGTGGCCTTTGTGAAAGTGATGAATTTTGCAATTTCCAAAAGACACCTTCACAATGTGAAAAATGCACATTGTGTCCTGCTGGTTTTTTCCAAATGACCGAGTGTTCTGCAAACTCTGATCGGATTTGCCAG GACAGAGATGAGTGCATTGAATCTCCAAGCATTTGTGGTGAGAGGATAAAATGCCTCAATACTCCAG GTGGTTTCCGATGCCTTGGAATTGCTGAGAAAGATGCAGCTTTGGGAATGTGTGGAGAGCAACATTTCTTTAATAAGGAAATGCAGGAATGCCAAGCGTGTTTAAAGTGTGAAGATGGAATGGTGGCCGTGCCTTGTTCTGCTGTCAGTGACACAGTTTGTTCAGCAGCCAGTGAAAACAAGCTCTCAGAGTCTTGGGCTGCAAACATTGTTCTGCCCTCCGTAAAGTCTGGCATCTCTCAGGTCTACTCTGGCTTGAGCTTGAAGATCAAGGGAAAACTTCCCTGTGATATCCTGTCCACTGAAGAGAGCAGCCTGGTATTCAGGCAACATGGTCTGTTGTGGACTGACTTAAATTTTGCAGTAAAACACAACTGCAGGAACTTTTTGCAGCTTTCCTTAAAGCTCAATGGCAGTGAGGAAGACTATGAACTGAGCGGTGTTCGGATCGAGCAGCCAGAAGGAAAGTATTTCCAGAGCACTAGTTTAAGTAGTGCTGCTGAAGTGGAGCCCAGCCAAACTCTTTCTGTGTATTTGAGGAGCCCTAATCAATTCTGCAATCAAAGCAAAGACTTAAATATTTATGATCTTAATACCCCGCtcagtttgttttggttgtcCCACGACACAGGTGCCGTGGCACTCAGTGCACAGATGTCAACAGCGATGCATTACCAGACCAACTATCGACctacctttaaaataatttctgtttctgaccCTTATATGCTAACTTTATCTCATGATGGCAGAGCTATAAAGTTCACTGAAACTGGTGTTGTCAAATTTGTGTTTCATCAAGCATTGTATTCCATGGGTCATACGTGTGTCCGGGAGGGCTTCTCCTTAATTTCTTACATCAATAGGAATGGTACCAACAGAGAATTAATGAATGTATTTAAATCTGGAGTAAATTACAGAGACACATCAATATCTGCTTCTGGGGCTACAAAGGTTGGTGCTGGAGATCTGGTTAGCTTTGAGATACTTTCTCCTGCACAATGTAATGTTCGCTATTTTGGAGATAGTTCTGGAATTAGTATGTTTAGCCTCATCTGGATCccttcagcagtttctagtgCCATATTAGCCACAGTTTCTGTTACAGCTCTGCCTACTGGTGCTGTGAGGAACAAACTCCTGGATTTCACACAGGTCTCTTCCAATGAGAAACAGATACAACTGGTTTCTTCTGGACAGCTTGctcagaagtattttatttttactgaaaaggGAGTTGCCAGCATTGCATTTAACTTAAAGCTAATCCATTCCTGCAATGTGCTCAAAGTGACTCTCAATCAGCTGACCACGGATCACATGCAGCCCACTGCAGTTGCTCAGCAGATTGGAGGTCAGATGCCAGAGGGAAGCACATGGACCAGCGTGTCCCTCCGTGCATCTTTTGAAGTGCATAATGGAACATTGGTATCAGTTTCTCTTGACTGTGTGCGTGGAAGGATCAATCAGATCACTCATGAACATGGAACCAGTATATCTATTTTATGGATTTCATCTTAA